GAAGCTCACCGTGGGATGCCAGGTCGTGTTCAAAGATAAGGAAAGCTTGATCGCCTGTATGAAGGAGTTGAAAGAGAAAGACCAGGGCATTTCCATCGTGGTCTCCGGGTTATTCGAGGAAGTCTTCGACTGCTGCAACAAGGCAGGACTCAAGCCTCCATTAATCGAGTTTGCTCTTGGGGTTCACGGGAATACCAAGAAGCTCTGGCCTCCCGAGATTCTGGATTTCGTAACCATGTGCGGCCATGGGCTGGTTTCGGGTCGGTTGGTTAAAAAAATGGTGGAGAATATCAAGAAAAACAAGAGCACCGTCGAAAAAGCCGCCATCGAGCTGGCTAAACCCTGCCTTTGTGGAATTTTCAATCCTCACCGAGCTGCCAAACTTCTGCAGAAGATGGTGGGGCAATAGGAGGGAAGACCCATTTTGAATACCAATCAAAAACATCGACCCAAATTAGCCATAGTCATGGGAGACGCCACCGGCATCGGACCAGAGCTGGTGGCTAAATCTTTGACTACGGAAGAGACCCGACGACTCTGCCGCCCGGCGGTGATCGGCGACGCCCGAGTAATGGCCGAGGCGATCCAATTGACCAAAGCCCCTCTGAAGATCGTTCCCCGGAAAAATTGGGAAAAAGTTTCGGGTGATGCTAGCCTGATGGAGATGTTTGACCTGGCCAACCTTGACCCTAAAGAATACAAGATGGGAGAAGTCAGTGCCCGGGCAGGGCAAGCCTGCCTTCAATACCTGGAATTGGGCATTGGAGAACTGATGGCTGAACGGGCAGCAGCAATGGTTTTTGCCCCACTGAACAAGCTGGCCATGCGCCTGGCTGGCTCTCCCTTCAAAGGCGAACTAAACCATTTCATAAGCTTGACCAAGGCCGAACTGGCCGGAGAGATCAATTTTTTGGAACCCTTATGGACGTCTCGGGTCACCTCTCATGTTGCTTTTCGGGAAATCTGCGATCAGCTAACTCCCGACCGTATTTTGCGGGCAATTACTCTTCTGCATAAAACCATGTGCCGGGCGGGCCTGGAAAAGCCACGGATTGGGGTTGCGGCCCTGAACCCTCATGGGGGGGAGAAAGGCCTCTTTGGCCCGGAAGAAGAGACTATCATCGCGCCTGCTGTGGAAAAAGCAAGGCAGCAAGGGATGGAGGTTCGAGGCCCATTTCCCGCGGATACCATCTTTGTCCGGGCCCGCAAAGGTGAGTTCGAAGGCATCGTGACCATGTACCACGATCAAGGACAAATCGCCACGAAGCTTTTGGGCTTCGATCGGGGAGTAACGGTATCCGGGGGGCTTCCGGTGGTCATTGCTACTCCCGCTCACGGGACAGCCCACGATATAGCCGGTAAAGGGATCGCCGACGTGGGAGCTTTTCAGGCGGCGTTACGAATTGCAGTGCGCATGGCCGGCACCAGGTGATTTTGAACCCTCCCCTTCACGCCCCGGCGACTTTCTTCTACTACCTGGGCCAGGCCGCAAAGAAAGCATTTCCGAAAAAGAAAACTTCTCTGCCCCTGAAAAAGCGGCATATTTTCTCGACTCTCTAGAGAAATTCTCTCGGCGGAAGGATATACCGCCGGCCCGATGCTCTGTTCACCTACCAACGTTGCCGCAAGACGTTCATATCAGTATTGGGGGTAGAGCCGTCGGAAAAGACCGGAGAGATATACCGATCGATAATTGCAAATGCCAAAGCCCAAAGCTCAAGACTTTGAAATTGGGCCTTTGAATCATCGCTTGACGAATATGTATGAATAATGCATATTAATACATATGAGAACTACATTAAATATCGACGAAAACATCTTGACCAAGGCGTCTCAGCTTACGGGGATTAAGGAAAAGACGGCCTTAGTCCGGCTTGGGTTGGAAGCTCTGATTGCCCGGGAATCCAGTAAAAGGTTGGCCAAACTGGGCGGTACGGAGAAAAAGCTTCAGCCCATTCCTAGGCGAAGGCCGTCTTAACTTTGGAAAAGATCCTCGTTGATACGTCGGTTTGGGTCCAACATTTTCGGGCGGGTAACCAGCACCTGGAGGATCTTCTCCAGGAAGGACAGGTTGTGACCCATTCCTTTATCATTGGGGAATTGGCCTGCGGGAATCTGAAGAACCGGCTTGAAATTCTTTCTCTGTTGCAATCCCTGCCGACCACCCTTACTCTTGCTTTCGAGGAATTTCTCTTTTTCCTGGAGCAAAATCAACTCATGGGGACAGGGCTTGGGTTCGTTGACGTTCACCTCCTTGCCTCCGCGAAGCTCGCTGACACCCCTCTATGGACTCTGGATAAGAAATTGAATGCAGCTTCCCACACACTTGGGATCCGATAC
The sequence above is a segment of the Deltaproteobacteria bacterium genome. Coding sequences within it:
- a CDS encoding PIN domain-containing protein, with amino-acid sequence MLVDTSVWVQHFRAGNQHLEDLLQEGQVVTHSFIIGELACGNLKNRLEILSLLQSLPTTLTLAFEEFLFFLEQNQLMGTGLGFVDVHLLASAKLADTPLWTLDKKLNAASHTLGIRYR
- a CDS encoding type II toxin-antitoxin system VapB family antitoxin; this encodes MRTTLNIDENILTKASQLTGIKEKTALVRLGLEALIARESSKRLAKLGGTEKKLQPIPRRRPS
- a CDS encoding 4-hydroxythreonine-4-phosphate dehydrogenase PdxA; the protein is MNTNQKHRPKLAIVMGDATGIGPELVAKSLTTEETRRLCRPAVIGDARVMAEAIQLTKAPLKIVPRKNWEKVSGDASLMEMFDLANLDPKEYKMGEVSARAGQACLQYLELGIGELMAERAAAMVFAPLNKLAMRLAGSPFKGELNHFISLTKAELAGEINFLEPLWTSRVTSHVAFREICDQLTPDRILRAITLLHKTMCRAGLEKPRIGVAALNPHGGEKGLFGPEEETIIAPAVEKARQQGMEVRGPFPADTIFVRARKGEFEGIVTMYHDQGQIATKLLGFDRGVTVSGGLPVVIATPAHGTAHDIAGKGIADVGAFQAALRIAVRMAGTR